The following coding sequences are from one Diachasmimorpha longicaudata isolate KC_UGA_2023 chromosome 6, iyDiaLong2, whole genome shotgun sequence window:
- the LOC135164154 gene encoding uncharacterized protein LOC135164154 has protein sequence MRWEDWSDKRTITRKMVKVGSDSDGSTLVVGRCWVEDSIIPCKTRPTQGIAFCAYNNREINKYSYKVLLMDRDDYEWVKVKNLQIPDNAIVVGRTKESDPLYVGRTIHNDVDVAGKVPHSTGFLHYPYYHTEYITRSYEILVEKN, from the exons ATGC GTTGGGAGGACTGGTCCGACAAACGTACCATCACACGTAAGATGGTCAAAGTGGGCTCTGACAGCGACGGATCAACCCTCGTCGTTGGTAGATGTTGGGTTGAAGACAGTATCATTCCCTGCAAGACTAGACCCACTCAAGGGATCGCTTTCTGCGCTTACAACAACAGGGAAATCAACAAATATAGTTATAAG GTGTTGCTGATGGACAGGGATGACTACGAATGGGTGAAAGTGAAAAATCTCCAAATTCCGGACAACGCGATTGTGGTAGGTCGAACCAAAGAAAGCGACCCCCTCTACGTTGGTCGAACCATTCACAATGACGTTGATGTTGCAGGAAAG GTGCCTCATAGCACAGGTTTTCTGCATTATCCTTATTACCACACGGAGTATATCACCAGGAGCTATGAGATCTTAGTCGAAAAGAATTAA